The following proteins come from a genomic window of Camelus dromedarius isolate mCamDro1 chromosome 29, mCamDro1.pat, whole genome shotgun sequence:
- the CTXND1 gene encoding cortexin domain-containing 1 protein, which yields MEEPTPEPVYVDVDKGLTLACFVFLCLFLVVMIIRCAKVIMDPYSAIPTSTWEEQHLDD from the coding sequence ATGGAGGAGCCCACGCCTGAGCCCGTCTACGTCGACGTGGACAAAGGACTGACGTTGGCCTGCTTCgtcttcctctgcctcttcctcgtCGTGATGATCATCCGCTGCGCCAAGGTCATCATGGACCCCTACAGCGCCATCCCCACGTCCACCTGGGAGGAGCAGCATCTGGACGACTGA